CTGATTCTACACAGATCTGCGTCGGCTCGTAACCAATCGAATCGATGAAGGGATGAGCTGATCCTTTGTATTGATCTGAGTTTCAGCCTGATTGATCGTTTCATTTCGATCAGGTTGAAGAGACCCGCCCACAGGAAGAAGTACGGGCTGCTGTCGAACGCCGACGACTCGGTGGAgatggaggcggcggcggcggcggcggcggagagcGACGAGGACGACACGCTGTACGAAGCTCGCAGCCtccggaggtcagaggtcgcggCGCAGCAGCGTTAGCTCTGAATACAAGCCCAACCCCCAAAGTCAAAGATGTAGCTGTTTGCAgtctggaccaatcacagcgcagcCGGGCTGCTGGTGTCGCCGTGTTGTAACTGAGGCAGGTATTGATCCGCGCATCGGTCTGATCAGTGTTATCTGTCTCTGTGCAGATGAGtgcaggcggcggcggccgatggGTCAGACGACTGATCTGTTTACCGCGGACGTAGGAGGTATTGATTATCGCTCGCAGGACGAGGAGGAGCGGGTCGGACCCGAGCGGGTCGACCCGCGGTCCTGGATCGTTTCGCCGTTTCAAAGAGCGATTGAAGTTTCTCGTTTTTCTACAAACGATGGACATGGAGAACCCTCAGAACCCTCAGAACCCTCACCTGAGCATGCAGGGGGCGGGTCTTTCAAGGTGGGGGGAAACATTCCTGGCTGCTGGGGGgctcagggggcggggcctgtcaCCAAATGACATCCATGCcgttttaaagcaaataaatacaaatgagtCGTTTGTTTGTTGCTTCGTGTTTTGTTGGCTCGTTGACGCGTTTCAGGATATTATTGACGACTAATCGAGTATTACGTTTCTATACTGAACATGTTTGATCTCTTTTCTGActgcatacaaataaaatatctgatcAAATCCTTTGTTTCCATGTTTACATTCTTAGGATCACATGAAATTAGATTAAAAATGAACCAGACTGACCTGAGgtcacatgatgatgatgtcatcatggttTATCACCTGACCCACACAGAGAGTCCTCTTcatcagcttcctcttcctctgtgaccATCAGCGGGTCGTGTTTCCCACAGTCGAGTCTGATATCAGGCCTCAGTTCTGACTGGAGGGTCACAGGtcaggagggggcgtggcctatCACCGTAACCTGCCAATGGTGAGTGGCTGTGGAGCTGATAAGAATCTGAACCAACCGGATGGCCCCCAGAGAGACGGCAGCGACAGGTcccagaggggaggagggggaggagtttcAATTAGCGAGGACCAGCGTGAATCTGGTTCTTGGTTCTGGTTCCCACCTCTGGGTCGGGCTCTATCTGATCGGGAGCAGAACATTAAAGAATCTTCAGTCCGTTCTAAACAGATAAACATCATGATTGTTTTTACCTTCTTTATAATTGAGGGTATCAAAGTAAAGGGAACGACCTTTGACCCGTCCAcggtgatgatgtcagagcagATAAACCAGCTGGGCGGAGTCTAGCCACTCAGCTCTGCTAATTGAAACACGCCCCCTCTCCTCTGGGACCTGTTGTCTGGAGCCGTTTGATTGGCTGAGATGTTTATGGTTATGGTGACAGGCCACACCTCCTCCTGTGGGAAAGACACGCTGCCGACGCCCACTGAtggacgaagaggaggatggcGTTGACTTCATCACGCGGGACGTTCTgttagaaaaacaaagagaaatgaaatcaatcaatcacctcGATCATCGATCGACACCCGCCTCAtccgggcgagaggtggggtacaccggagaacccggagagaacccacgcagacagagaggaacccggagaacccggagagaacccacgcagagaggaacccggagaaccttgagagaacccacgcaggcagagaggaaaccggagaaccctgagagaacccacgcagacagagaggaacccggagaaccctgagagaacccacgcaggcagagaggaaaccggagaacccggagagaacccacgcaggcagagaggaacccggagagaacccacgcagacagagaggaacccggagaacccagagagaacccatgcagacagagaggaacccggagaacccggagagaacccacgcagacagagaggaacccggagaacccggagagaacccacgcaggccgagaggaacccggagaacccggagagaatccacgcagacagagaggaacccggagaacccggagagaacccacgcaggcagagaggaacccggagaacccggagagaacccacgcagacagagaggaacccggagaacccagagagaacccacgcagacagagaggaacccggagaacccggagagaacccacgcagacagagaggaacccggagaacccggagagaacccacgcaggccgagaggaacccggagaacccggagagaatccacgcgggcagagaggaacccggagagaacccacgcagacagagaggaacccagagaacccggagagaacccacgcagacagagagaacatccaaactccacccAGAAAGGAATGGaacccagaacctccttgctgtgtggagacagcgctacccactgcaccctCTTACTGTAAGAATACGTTAAAACACAAtatcagaataaatgttttattgatctGACACAATGagcaacaaatacaaatacaaatacaaaataaaagcaccaaagGTTCCTTTAACATGAAGGAACCTGGTTCTAGATGTGAATATCACatgacacgatgacatcaccatgtTAGTTACGACTAGAACGAGTCAGAGGTTCTCAGGTCCTGCAGAGAACCCTCCTCGCCGAGGTCCGAGTCCCCCTCCCAGCTGGAGTTCGGAGACGGCGTTCCCTGCTGCCCGTCCCAGGGAACCCAGGGAACCCTCCCGAGGTCCTGGTCCATCAGCAGCCGGTCCAGGAAGTGGATGTACCTGAGGGCGTGGCTCAGGATCTGGCTCTTGCTGAGCTTCTTGTCGGGGGGGTGAGTCGGGACGAGCCGCCGCAGCTCGGCAAACGCTCCGATGACGTTCTGCTGCCGCCAGCGTTCCCGACCTGAGGGGCGGGGCAGACGGTGGGGGAGGGGTCAGCCGGAGCCAATCGGAGtgcctgctgctgtttcatcgGTTGTAATTATTATGAAGATAAATTCATGAAGGGTTAATGATTACTCACCGAGTTTCACCTCAGGGGGAGGAGTCAGTTTCATCCTGATGGAAACACCTGGTGCTGCAGCGAGACAggtgtcagacagacagacagacagacagacagacagacagacaggcagacaggcagacagacagacaggcagacaggcagacagacagacagacagacagacagtcagaaagacagacaggcagacaggcagacagacagtcagacaggcagacagacagacaggcagacaggcagacaggcagacagacagacagacagacagacaggcagacagacagacaggcagacaggcagacaggcagacaggcagacagtcagaaagacagacagacagacagacagtcagaaagacagacaggcagacagacagacaggcagacaggcaggcagaggaCATGATTAGAataacttttctttcttttcctttaaacACAAAAACGGAATTATTTCACAAACAGCAGCTTCTGTTCTCCAACACCAGAACCACCAGAACCACCAGAACCACCAGAACCACCAGAACCATCGAGGTTCTGTGAAACATGGACTCCTCGTTAAAGGACTTCGATCGTCTTCTTACCTGTTCAAGGTGCTGAGGAGAAGCGcgtgctcgtgctcgtgctcgtgctcgtgctCGTGCAGGATTCGGCTGGATCGTGCACGTGGCTCCGGGGCAGCAGACCGTCTGGACCGTCTCCGCGTCCCGTCCCTCTTTTATACGGAGCCCGCGTGTCGTGACGGgtcgtttccatggcaacccatTCATTAAATCGACGGTCCCATTAAAGGCAGACAGACCCGGCTCCCCAGGAAGCAGCCCCCCCAGAGACCCGCAGCGGGGGGGTCGTGTTATCCGGCGCCTCCCCCGTCACGAAGCGGAGCTCTGACCGAACAGCAGCAACGGAGCGTGAAGCTGAAGGTTCGAATCCCATCAAATGATACGAGACCCGGCCGGAAGTTACCGAGAGTCCGATAAGGACGCTgcagagccccgccccctcc
The Brachionichthys hirsutus isolate HB-005 unplaced genomic scaffold, CSIRO-AGI_Bhir_v1 contig_491, whole genome shotgun sequence DNA segment above includes these coding regions:
- the LOC137917130 gene encoding T-cell acute lymphocytic leukemia protein 1-like, producing MKLTPPPEVKLGRERWRQQNVIGAFAELRRLVPTHPPDKKLSKSQILSHALRYIHFLDRLLMDQDLGRVPWVPWDGQQGTPSPNSSWEGDSDLGEEGSLQDLRTSDSF